A single window of Nicotiana sylvestris chromosome 3, ASM39365v2, whole genome shotgun sequence DNA harbors:
- the LOC104218281 gene encoding uncharacterized protein: MIMEAIAITRFSASNSPLLIRSMATQKPTPSATSTVASKKTTTPSVKLLTRVEQLRLLTKAEKAGLLSAAEKSGLSLSTIERLGLLSKAEEFGILSAATDPGTPSVLFSLSLGLLVLGPACVYLVPEDYPWQIGLQVVVALLSVVGGSAAFGASNLVSDLQKLK, translated from the exons atgataatGGAGGCCATTGCGATAACACGTTTCTCTGCTTCAAATTCCCCACTTCTCATCCGATCTATGGCTACCCAAAAACCAACTCCATCCGCTACCAGCACTGTCGCTTCTAAAAAG ACAACAACACCGTCGGTGAAGTTATTGACAAGggtggagcagttgaggcttcTAACTAAAGCAGAGAAAGCTGGTTTACTATCTGCTGCTGAGAAATCTGGACTCTCTTTATCAACAATTGAAAGACTTGGTCTTCTTTCCAAAGCTGAAGAGTTTGGGATTCTTTCTGCAGCTACTGACCCTGGAACCCCATCAGTACTATTTAGCTTGAGCTTGGGATTGTTGGTTCTTGGTCCTGCTTGTGTGTATCTGGTCCCTGAAGATTACCCTTGGCAAATTGGTTTGCAGGTTGTGGTTGCTCTACTTTCTGTTGTTGGTGGCTCTGCTGCTTTTGGAGCCTCAAATCTTGTATCCGATTTGCAGAAATTAAAGTGA